One genomic region from Bubalus bubalis isolate 160015118507 breed Murrah chromosome 12, NDDB_SH_1, whole genome shotgun sequence encodes:
- the SRSF7 gene encoding serine/arginine-rich splicing factor 7 isoform X3 translates to MSRYGRYGGETKVYVGNLGTGAGKGELERAFSYYGPLRTVWIARNPPGFAFVEFEDPRDAEDAVRGLDGKVICGSRVRVELSTGMPRRSRFDRPPARRPFDPNDRCYECGEKGHYAYDCHRYSRRRRSRSRSRSHSRSRGRRYSRSRSRSRGRRSRSASPRRSRSVSLRRSRSASLRRSRSRSRSRSRSRSLSRPRSSRSKSRSPSPKRSRSPSGSPRRSASPERVD, encoded by the exons ATGTCGCGCTACGGGCGGTACGGAGGAG AAACCAAGGTGTATGTTGGTAACCTGGGAACTGGTGCTGGCAAAGGAGAGTTAGAAAGGGCTTTCAGTTATTACGGGCCTTTGAGAACTGTGTGGATTGCCAGAAATCCTCCAGGATTTGCCTTTGTGGAATTTGAAGACCCtagagatgcagaagatgcagttcGAGGCCTGGATGGAAA GGTTATTTGTGGTTCCCGAGTGAGAGTTGAACTATCAACAGGCATGCCTCGGAGATCTCGATTTGATAGACCACCTGCCCGACGTCCCTTTGATCCCAATGATAGATGCTATGAGTGTGGCGAAAAGGGACATTATGCTTATGATTGTCATCGCTATAGCCGCCGAAGAAGAAGcag GTCACGGTCTAGATCACATTCGAGATCCAGAGGTAGACGATACTCTCGCTCACGCAGCAGGAGCAGGGGAAGGAG GTCAAGATCAGCATCTCCTCGGCGATCAAGATCTGTGTCTCTTCGTAGATCAAGATCAGCTTCACTCAGACGATCTAG ATCCCGGTCCAGATCGAGATCAAGATCCAGGTCTCTTTCACGGCCTAGAAGCAG CCGATCAAAGTCCAGATCTCCATCTCCAAAAAGAAG
- the SRSF7 gene encoding serine/arginine-rich splicing factor 7 isoform X1, protein MSRYGRYGGETKVYVGNLGTGAGKGELERAFSYYGPLRTVWIARNPPGFAFVEFEDPRDAEDAVRGLDGKVICGSRVRVELSTGMPRRSRFDRPPARRPFDPNDRCYECGEKGHYAYDCHRYSRRRRSRSRSRSHSRSRGRRYSRSRSRSRGRRSRSASPRRSRSVSLRRSRSASLRRSRSGSIKGSRYFQSRSRSRSRSRSLSRPRSSRSKSRSPSPKRSRSPSGSPRRSASPERVD, encoded by the exons ATGTCGCGCTACGGGCGGTACGGAGGAG AAACCAAGGTGTATGTTGGTAACCTGGGAACTGGTGCTGGCAAAGGAGAGTTAGAAAGGGCTTTCAGTTATTACGGGCCTTTGAGAACTGTGTGGATTGCCAGAAATCCTCCAGGATTTGCCTTTGTGGAATTTGAAGACCCtagagatgcagaagatgcagttcGAGGCCTGGATGGAAA GGTTATTTGTGGTTCCCGAGTGAGAGTTGAACTATCAACAGGCATGCCTCGGAGATCTCGATTTGATAGACCACCTGCCCGACGTCCCTTTGATCCCAATGATAGATGCTATGAGTGTGGCGAAAAGGGACATTATGCTTATGATTGTCATCGCTATAGCCGCCGAAGAAGAAGcag GTCACGGTCTAGATCACATTCGAGATCCAGAGGTAGACGATACTCTCGCTCACGCAGCAGGAGCAGGGGAAGGAG GTCAAGATCAGCATCTCCTCGGCGATCAAGATCTGTGTCTCTTCGTAGATCAAGATCAGCTTCACTCAGACGATCTAGGTCTGGTTCTATAAAAGGATCGAGGTATTTCCA ATCCCGGTCCAGATCGAGATCAAGATCCAGGTCTCTTTCACGGCCTAGAAGCAG CCGATCAAAGTCCAGATCTCCATCTCCAAAAAGAAG
- the SRSF7 gene encoding serine/arginine-rich splicing factor 7 isoform X2: MSRYGRYGGETKVYVGNLGTGAGKGELERAFSYYGPLRTVWIARNPPGFAFVEFEDPRDAEDAVRGLDGKVICGSRVRVELSTGMPRRSRFDRPPARRPFDPNDRCYECGEKGHYAYDCHRYSRRRRSRSRSRSHSRSRGRRYSRSRSRSRGRRSRSASPRRSRSVSLRRSRSASLRRSRSGSIKGSRSRSRSRSRSRSLSRPRSSRSKSRSPSPKRSRSPSGSPRRSASPERVD, translated from the exons ATGTCGCGCTACGGGCGGTACGGAGGAG AAACCAAGGTGTATGTTGGTAACCTGGGAACTGGTGCTGGCAAAGGAGAGTTAGAAAGGGCTTTCAGTTATTACGGGCCTTTGAGAACTGTGTGGATTGCCAGAAATCCTCCAGGATTTGCCTTTGTGGAATTTGAAGACCCtagagatgcagaagatgcagttcGAGGCCTGGATGGAAA GGTTATTTGTGGTTCCCGAGTGAGAGTTGAACTATCAACAGGCATGCCTCGGAGATCTCGATTTGATAGACCACCTGCCCGACGTCCCTTTGATCCCAATGATAGATGCTATGAGTGTGGCGAAAAGGGACATTATGCTTATGATTGTCATCGCTATAGCCGCCGAAGAAGAAGcag GTCACGGTCTAGATCACATTCGAGATCCAGAGGTAGACGATACTCTCGCTCACGCAGCAGGAGCAGGGGAAGGAG GTCAAGATCAGCATCTCCTCGGCGATCAAGATCTGTGTCTCTTCGTAGATCAAGATCAGCTTCACTCAGACGATCTAGGTCTGGTTCTATAAAAGGATCGAG ATCCCGGTCCAGATCGAGATCAAGATCCAGGTCTCTTTCACGGCCTAGAAGCAG CCGATCAAAGTCCAGATCTCCATCTCCAAAAAGAAG